Genomic DNA from Fusarium keratoplasticum isolate Fu6.1 chromosome 2, whole genome shotgun sequence:
GCGTAGCATTGGTGAGAGATAGCCGAGTCATTGTTCTTGGGTGATGTGATTGTCACAAACCCTCACAGGGAATAAAGAGGTTTACCGAGGCAAACCTCTCCAACTGCCCAGCCTTCCTCACTTTAACTAGACAGCAATACCGCCGTGAATCATTCCGTTCATACAGGAATTGACAGCTCGAGCCAATTACATAAATCATTGGTTTCAGCTGCCATctttgctgcttcttgttTGTAGGTGTCGGTGGTGGTCTAgggtgggagaaggaggaatcgctcaaggagaagaccGAATTCGATGCCAGCCATGTCAGGGGCTATTTAAACGGAATGAATGAGATATGAACTACCTACCCAAATCTATATTCTACCCAATTTCCGGCTCCAGTGTCGTGGTACTGTCAATGTTCATACAAGCCTCATTGGCATCATCTTGCTGTATCACTCCATGAATGAAACCACAGCCCCTACTGAATGGACACACACACAGGCCAGTTCACTATCATGAAATCGTAACCAAACTGCATCAAATAATCAACTGGCTTCGTCCTAGATGCCTGGGCTCTGACCGATCAACTTCTTGGCGCCTGATCTAACAATCACATCTTGGCTCTCGATGATGACTTCAGTGGAAACTGACTTCCGACAAATTCATGCTCCGTGAATACCCCAATAGGACATCAGCCCGCAAGAAACACCAAAGGCTCTGTTGTCATTGCCTCGGATGCTCAAGATCCCGCAAGTCTGAGCGAGCGACGTCTCCCATGACTCCGGAGCCCCCGGTCCATCACGACGAGCCACAACAGACTACATGCCCCTGCTGACAGCTGTCTGAATCGTGCAAGGTCCGATCCCCCATCGGAGCTGACAGTGACGTGCATGCGTAGTCCCGATCTCGTCTCGATGCGGGCGACGAAAAGGGTCAGCAGCACACCACGAACTGACAAATTTTCTCAGATGGGGGCATCATGCGATCTGAAGAATAGACGCCCAGTGGAGGCATACTCCAGATAAAGGGAGGGAAACTGCCTTGTTCTGGAACCTTGTGGCGAGCAGCTTTTCCTCCGCCTCGACAAAGAAAGACGGGCTCTCCCTGGTGAAGCACCTCACACCGTAACTTGGAAAAGAAAGAGCCTTATTCCCACGTGGACCCAAGGCTACAGCCCAGGGGGATCGCCCTCAATCGGGTTCGAATCGCTGGCGAcggttgaggttgttgacgcCATTGTGGACGATTGGTGGCGTCTAGCGATGGCTTCTAGCGTCAGGGGTGGGAAGCCGTTGGGTCCTCCAACGTCAAGCCTCCAACATCCATGGCCGTTAAAGGCCGGATTTGGTCAAGAGTGAAAAAAACGGTGGATATCTTGTTCTAGAAGGTGTTGTAAACGAGCTTGAAGAGATGGTATAAGTACAATAGAAAGTAGACAGAGAGTAGTCAATTGATTCAACTGCATCTTCACCTTCattccttttttttctgtgCAGGTTCacattcattcattcaaaATGGCCTGGAACAAGTCATtcattcttcttctcgctgctgctgcagtaTCTGGTGTTAGCGGAGGACCTTGTCGTCCCAGATCACCAACCTATGTTCCGACTTACAGTGTGCCAACTTACATTGCGCCAACTTATACGATCCCTTCCAGATCAAGCAcgtcttctctctcttcttcccattCTTCGAAAGATTTATCTTCCACTTCTATCTTGGTTTCAGACACCACTACAACATCCAAGTCCATGACTTCAACCAGCACTGAGCAGAGATCAACTTTTATTTCCCAAGAGACCTCAGCCAGCACTGGATCTAccatttcttcttcttttaCTTCTACTTCCGAGGCTACTCAGCCTACTACTATGAAAACCATTACTTCCAAGACGAGTGAAGCTTCAACAGTTACCAGCGAGACTTCCATCACTACCTATACTGTCGCTTCCGAGACGACTGAGGGTACATCTACTTCAGTCACTCAGACCACAAACTCAGATACTACTGAGACTTTCACCTTCACTACTGAAACGAGCTCTATCAACACATATACTTCAACACTCCCAACGGATACCACAAGCACCTCTATCGCAGAGACTTCAACACTCACTACTGAAAATACATCTTCCAACACGGAAACATCAGAGTCAACGATTTACACCATCACTCACTCTACCCCTGAGGATACATCGGCTACAACTGTTGATGTTACTTCGTCCAAGACAATTGAGTCGAGCTTTACGGCTGAAACTACCACTGCTACTACGACGGGAACCACTAGTGAGACCTCGAGTACTGCCACAAAGTCTGAGACAACTGAGTTGTCGAGCGGCACGAGTGAaacagcctcatcaacaGCCACCGCGGAAACCTCAGTTTCAGGTGAGACCACTAAGGAGATTACGACAGCCACTACAACCACTGGAACCACCGAATCTCCTAGTGCCACTTCCGAAACTCACTCTACTACTGAGACAACTTTCACCTCGGAGCACACTACTAGCACCATCGCCGAGGGTTCATCGACAGAGATTTCTACTACCACGGGTGAGACGTCAAGCACGGGTATCTCATCCGTAACTAGTGGAACTGGTACTTCCACCAACATAGAGACGACCTCTACAACAGGAGCCAGTTCTACAAGTTCGTGCGAGACTAGCACTTCTGCTACAACCGAAGACACATCTGCTACGGTGTCTACCACGACCACAGAGGCATCAGCCACTTCAACTGAGGCTACTACATCTACTACGGAAGTCTCTCGCACATCATCCGAGGCACCGACCACCACAGCCGAGCCTTCAACCACCAGTACTACCACTTCGACTTCCACTGCCGaatcctcaaccttgacctctttTACAAGTACTACTTCCTCCACTAGCACTAGGACCTCCACTACTTCTGAAGCCGCCACCACCTCGCCATCCTGCTACCGCTACACCCTCTATGACAATCCCCCTGAGGGAGCCGACTGCGGCCACGAAGGTCACCGCAACGGAAAGAAAGCCAAGGTGCTCGGCTATGGAGACAGCGACAGCGTCGAGTCCTGTGGGCAGAGCTGCGCCGAGACAGAAGGCTGTAAGGCGGTCGTGTTTGGATACTGGGACGATGATATAAACAACCCCTTCTGCGAGTTGTTGGATGCTCCTCAGGCTAGGGCGGATAACGATGAGACGTCTTGGTTGTGGTATGATCTCAAGTGCTTCAACCCGGATTGTGTGAGTCCGCCTGGAAATGAGTGTGATTACTAGAGGAGGGGATTGTTCAAGTTGATTTATTGCAGGGGTTTGGCATGGCGTTTAGACTTATACCACTTGAATTATTATATTCGTTTTGACAACGACGGGCAACGTTTCTTTAGTTATATCATGTCTTCCATCTTCAGATAGTTTGGGTTCCAGCCCTTTAGCATTATTACTACATAGTCGCGAACATCAAGCCTAGATTTACGACTTAAAGCTCAAGATAAATGGCTCCCTCGTAAAAAGTTCGCACCATCACGTTTATCTATACATGTCTAGATCATCAATGGAACTCTCCGATTCGAGGACCAAAATACTCCCCCGGTAACAACGACTTTAGCACACACGAACTGGTGCCATCACAGCCCTGGAATGGAACCCTGTTCCCCCACCAGTCAAGGTTGATGTCGTTATACTGAAGAGCAAAGAAGGTGAGGAGGGCCGAGAGGGCAATGCCAACAGAAAAGGCGGCTGCAAGAATGTAGTTGTACTGCCAGAGTTAGATTGACGGTGTGGGAAAGACAGAAGAATACATACCTTGGCCCATAGACCGAGATACCGCTTCTTGATGTACATCCAGGACAACCAGGCGATAGGTACAGCAGGCAAGAGGTAGCCGATGTTGTACGGCGCCCAGACATGCCCACCCTTGAGGAGAACGACTGGGTGTGTGCTCCGGATGATCCTGTTCTTGGGATACTTCTTTCCAAGCCACCAGAAAATCACCACCACGAGCACACCCACCGGGAAGCCCACCAGAGTCTCGACGTACTGTCCTCCAGGCCCAAACAGCTTTCTGGGTCCAATGGTTCCCCAGAGAACGGCGCTCGtgaagaagctgttgagaCTAGGACAAGTGAAGCGGTATGGCGCATTCGGCGTGCAGATGTTCTCTAGGTGCATCTGATACTGAAGAATACCGACATATACAAAGGTCGAGACAAGAGTTGGGACCATCTGCGCCCAGAATGTAAACCGCGGTGGGAGCTTGAGGTAGTGAGCCATCTTCATGTCAACGCTAAAGTGAATCGCATGAGTACAGGTGGTGTAGCCAAACGCCTTGAAGAGACTTAGCGAGAGAGCGTTTCCCTCAACAAAGGAGCCACCGAGGAACTCGGAGAGGACATTCAGGGGCACCTCGATTCCGGTTGTGGCACTTATAATGCCAATGGGCACGATAAATATGAGAGTAAGGATCACACCGAAGGGTACCACTGCTGGCGAGGTATGGGTAGGCCACTGAGTGATAGCAACTATACCGACGATGAAAGCAAACGCGAGGCAGATCAAGAACCACCACTCTGGGACCTCGCGGTAAGACTTCATGAGGCGGTTATGCACGTCGAGCACCTGGTCAGCCTCGACttcttgcttcttggacGGACGAAAGCTATTGATCAGATCTCGGAAGCCCATAGCGATATGCCGATGATGATACAGAATACCGTATGTAATGGCGGCCGCGTAAACTGCAAAAAAGAACAGGTACATGATGTAGTTGCCGGCAGAGAGAAAGGCGGGAGAGTACGCCTCGTACTTTTCGGCGTCGAATAGTCCACGGTGGTCGAGGATGAACGAGACATTGTACAACCCGCCAAAGTGGTCAAAGACGCGGTTCGAGTTGACGGGGAGATAGGCCATGGAGTAGGCATTCCCATAGTACATGCCAACAAGAACGCAGAAGCTTAGCAAGGCTCCGGCAAGGACGTTCATGGTTGTGTGGATAGGAATAACGAGAGGGTTGACCATGGTGGTGGCCACGTTCCAGTCCAAGGTCGAGAACGGATTCAACCCGAGACCTGTGTATCCgcccgtgatgatggccaggtCGCGGTTGTTGGGGGCAATCCACGTCATCCAGCTGAACCAGGTCAAACCGGCAAAGACGTAGTTGGGAAGCCAAAAGTAGCAGAAcatggcggcggaggcgatGCTGAAGAATTTGAGGCGAGACATGTGCCAGATGCGCTTAAACGGTCCTAGAACGGGGGCGTTGGTCTCGCCGTGGAAGGCAGTGTTCaaggcgacgatggcgagacTTGATGGCCATACACAATATGATGGGTAGACCAGGAAGCGTCTGCAGAGGCCGGCGAGACCATAACCGATAAAGTTGGCAGACAAGCCAAGGAGGATTTGATATCCGATGCTGTTGGCCCAGGgctggttgaagaagaaggggagATACTGTATCCAGGCGATGTAATTCGTGTACGGCGCCCCAACAGAGATGCTCGCCATGATGGTTATCAGCATATGCTCCTTTCTATTAAACGGTCCAGGATTAAGGCTATGCCTCACGCCAAAGGCAATAAAGCCAACGTCAGGCAGCGTCTTTTCCAGAAACTTTCCAAACGGGTAAGCAAGTAGCTGTGGTACCATGGCAGACACGCCAATAGGCGGCTGACGCATCTCGAAGAAGCCATTCACGAAAGCGATGGCGGCTGAGAAGATGAGGCCCATGAACCAGGCGCGGATGGTGGAGCATGGCATGGACGGGTCGTCGCGGTTGTCGACGACGGCGCGGACTTCGGCGTAGGGGGAGTTGTTTGTGATGAGGGCCGCCTGGATCTTTATTTCCTGGATTgttttttggtgtttttctgggttgttgaagatgtctTCATTACCTGCTAGGTATGAGTATAGGTTTATGGATGAGAAGGGATGAACGTGCATATGAAGGCTTCAATCTTTTCAATGACGGCCAAGGGGAAGTTTGGATCTCGGCCGTAAATTTTGTAAACTTGATTCATCATCTGAGTTGTGAGCACAATTGACCAGCCAAAACAGAATGAGATGGCCTCACTTTGCGGACGTCTTGGAGAGATAACGTGGCCGCTACCTCTTTGGCTTCGAGCaggtcatcctcggtgaCGTTGAGATCTCTCTCAAACACATCCTCAACGTCGCTTGACGTATGAGAGGCAGACAGTAAGCCCTCGCGAGTCTGTAATCGTTAAGAGGTTGATAAGACAATTGGCACGAAACACTAACCTCTTCTCTGAATTCCACGTCTCCAGAGACGGGAGACTCTGCCTTTCGCAACTCTTTCGCCATTGCGAGGACCGATGTGTAGATACAGGAAACGACAGAAACACAAAAGACAAGAGTTATCCTTTTAACTTCCGCGGACCGTCAGGGATATGTGTCGATCGCAGTGTCCACGAAATCTCTCGTCATCCAACAAACCTGAGCTCCCGTAGGGCTAGGAAAGGAATAAGTTTAGAACAAAATCCGAAAGCACATGCAAAGAGAAAGTGACGTTTCAAGAGTTGACCCAACCAGAGAAACAAGAGCATGGACGATCCCTCTTGGCCATGGATCGAGCTGAAAAGATGACCGCATGTGCTGTGCCACCAATGACACCAGCACAGCCCATGCCTTCTGCACATCTCCAAAGCATCATGATGAAACGCGCATATCTCTCAGGACCAGCCCTACGCGGCACAGACCAGGACGGCCCTCGACAGCACATTGAGGCGGTCCACATGGAGCACGAATGCCTTGATTCAAAACTGGCTAGCATGTGGGGATCTACAACTTGAATGACGGCATGAGCCAATGCCATCCCTCGTAGAGTTCAACTCGCCTAACTTGCCTAGTTTGGTCGAGTATCAAAGTCTCTTCCCAGAGAGAACCTTGCAGCGATTAAGGATCTGACAAGGGGGTAAACCGTCAGCTTAGTGCAAGTAAACGTCCAATCAACGGGCTCTATTAAACACAGCCTTAAACAAATTCGTCTGGGCACGATAGTAGCGTTTAATTGGTGCGAGAGCGATGCCGCAGTCGGCCGTAACCTAACTTACGACCGCCGACGCCAAGCCCCCCCAACGCTCTGATATTCGGTCCAACTCAACACATCACACCATTCTCACTCAAATATCACGAAACTTTGGGAACCAAGAAGTATCTTCAGAACTTGATATTGATCGAACTAGAAACTGATTGTAACTGGGATGTGAACCGAATAATAATACCCATTAAAACATAACAAAACAACGGTCCCAGTATCATTGGCAAAGGAGAGAAATTCCACTTTTCAACTATTGCGCACCAGACGCAAGCGCGAGCGACTTCCAGTGGTCACGCTCTGCTTCCAGCCTCGCAATCTTGGcctcaagatcctccagTCGCTGAGCCTTGCGCTCACGAGACTTTCGCGCCGCCAGGGTGTTGCGGGCACGCTTCATGGCAACGACATCGTTGGGATCATCCACAACAATGGGAGGAAGGGGCTTGTCACGCTTGCGAGCGTTCACTCCCGCCACCGAAGAGTGGCGAGTCGAGGGAGAAGTACCCGACTTCCGGCGGTCGGAAGACGAGGAACGACCAACCGACTCCAGATCATCCGACTTGGTCGCTGGTGAGTTTTCCACACTGGCCTTCTCAAGAGCAGACACATCTTGAGGGAACAGGGGGTACCAGGGGTCACCAGAGGTGTCAAAGTCGGCGTTGCCAAAGTTGGGAGACACATCATATCCGTCGGTGAAGTCAGGAGACTCGTTGTGGATGGACGGCGAAGTCAGCGCCGTGAGAGCCGACGAGTTAGGCGCGGACATGAATGGCTCTTGGAAGAGCAGATCGTGGGGCGACACAGTCgccaggttggagatggagctgGAAGCACTGCCACCCAGGTCAAAGACGCTGGGAACGGCAGGCGAAGAGAAGGCCGTGTTGGCCCCGCCCTCAAAGGCAGTGAACTCTTCGAGTTCGACGTCTAAAGATGGTGAGCTAGAGCAATCAGATGAACAGCTGGGAGACAAACCTGCGGCgttcatcatcttggcggTTTGTTGGATACTTCCGGTACTCTGGGAAAAAAGAGGAACAGGAGGCCTGGCAGATGTGTTCTGCTGTAGCAAGGTGGTGGACGACGAAGGGGCCGAAGAAGCGTAAAACTGATTCGCGGGGCGGTTGACAGGAGACGAGGTGTTACCGATAGCCTTGAGCAACTGGGCTACTCGTTGATTCTGGACAGCGGAGGAAGCGGGCTGTTGACGACGTTTGTGCAGATAAGACGAGTGACGACGCTGGTTTGACAGCGATGTAGTTGACCGATTAGGGGGCTGATCGAACAAGACAAAGTCCTGATGCTGTGTTTCGGGACTCTGGAACTGGTGCGCGGATAGTGCCGGCAGGCTGGGTTGCGTGGAGGGAAGCCATGATGACTGGGAATCCGTGGTTgagactaaaaagtcttgGCCTGAAATGTTGGCGGTGTTGAGGGAACTCGAGCTGATGCTATTCAAAGCGGTGCTGAAGTTCAGATCGACCAAAAGGTGAGCTGAACGGGGTGGTTGAGTGGGGATGGATGCGTTTAAGTCCGGGGACGGAATCTTGACGGTTGGACTGGGGACACTGGGGGAAAGGGGTTGTTTAGAACATCTTGACGACCGCCTGAGGCGCTGAGCTGTACTTGGATATGTGTGTGTAGAAATTTTGGGggtggagagaagaggaaaagagaggaagaaagtTGCGGACTGGAAAACGGGGAGAATTTGTATTTCTCAGGCAGCAACGCAAAGCGAGGAAAGGAATTGTGCGCCGCCAGAGAGGGTACTTGCAGCACAGGAACGGAGCCAGACCGGACACAGGCAAATAGAGTGCGTTTCCTCCAGCCGAGGATTCGCCGCCCAGGTACCGCCGCGGAGGGCGCCCTTTCGGAGAGACATGGGGCCGGGCAATGACTCACACTTTTTTGGGGCTTAGCCAAAAGAGGACTGGCCGGTCTCGCCGGTGCAACCAAGCCCTGAGACGGCCCCCAACAGGACAAGCAAAGCCTCCACCGGCAAAACACTGAAGGCCAGCCTGTGGTTCAAAGGGCGCACACACGACAACACGACGCACAGGCGCGCCCTCCTGCGTGGGCTTTTttcgaggctgtcaagacAGCGCCCtgcttgatgctgctgcttcgCCTGTAAAAGGGTTA
This window encodes:
- a CDS encoding BZIP domain-containing protein, which translates into the protein MMNAADVELEEFTAFEGGANTAFSSPAVPSVFDLGGSASSSISNLATVSPHDLLFQEPFMSAPNSSALTALTSPSIHNESPDFTDGYDVSPNFGNADFDTSGDPWYPLFPQDVSALEKASVENSPATKSDDLESVGRSSSSDRRKSGTSPSTRHSSVAGVNARKRDKPLPPIVVDDPNDVVAMKRARNTLAARKSRERKAQRLEDLEAKIARLEAERDHWKSLALASGAQ